A genomic region of Staphylococcus roterodami contains the following coding sequences:
- a CDS encoding DUF2129 domain-containing protein — MNLIPRTSIVVYLKNMKHERQIRKYGHIVHTNKDRKFVIMYVNEQDADQIVHKLMQLKYVRHIDGSPYKYLKKTYEKEKHEIYN; from the coding sequence ATGAATTTAATCCCAAGAACAAGTATTGTAGTTTACTTAAAAAATATGAAACATGAACGACAAATCCGAAAATATGGACATATCGTTCATACTAATAAAGATCGCAAATTTGTAATAATGTATGTGAATGAGCAAGATGCAGATCAAATTGTACATAAATTAATGCAACTTAAATATGTAAGACACATTGACGGCTCGCCGTATAAATATTTAAAGAAAACATATGAAAAGGAAAAACACGAGATTTATAATTAG
- a CDS encoding nucleotidyltransferase, which produces MKSVGLITEYNPFHNGHHYHINQSKNIANADVSIAIMSGNFVMRGEPAIYNKFTRAKMALSAVDLVIELPTTASLSSGDYFADTAIKVANYMNVDSVAFGSENNDIETLKLLAQKIIQIEQSTAFSQKLKEGKSYPRIISELLNDHEALLSPNNLLGISYLKAINKLAPHIKATTIKRESAQHHDASIQHDEFASGTSIRTSLINQDDLWHKVVPTNLHHLYTKPHLTLNKVFPYLKYQILAMPHELLKNIYTVTEGLENRLKTYVNDANDFHEYVQLLKTKRYTYTHIQRVLMNILLNTQQTNVTNDIVAVKVLAMNDRGRQYLKYLKKQFPNRQYFTNINKNNAHYFKNEIKATQIYNAISGQQQTDFNTPVIQQYQ; this is translated from the coding sequence ATGAAAAGCGTTGGCTTAATCACAGAATATAATCCCTTTCATAATGGGCATCATTATCATATTAATCAATCTAAAAATATAGCAAATGCTGACGTCTCCATAGCAATTATGAGTGGCAATTTTGTCATGCGTGGCGAACCAGCAATATACAATAAATTTACTCGCGCTAAAATGGCATTATCAGCTGTTGATTTAGTTATCGAATTACCTACCACAGCAAGTTTATCTTCTGGCGATTATTTTGCCGATACAGCGATTAAAGTTGCCAATTATATGAACGTTGATTCAGTCGCTTTTGGAAGTGAAAACAACGATATAGAAACATTGAAACTGTTGGCTCAAAAGATTATTCAAATTGAGCAATCTACTGCATTTTCACAAAAATTAAAAGAAGGTAAAAGTTATCCTCGTATCATAAGTGAGTTATTAAATGATCATGAAGCACTTTTAAGTCCTAATAATTTACTTGGAATCAGTTATTTAAAAGCCATTAACAAATTGGCACCACATATTAAAGCAACGACCATTAAACGTGAAAGTGCGCAACATCATGATGCATCGATTCAACATGATGAATTTGCAAGCGGTACATCTATTCGAACATCCTTAATAAATCAAGATGACCTTTGGCATAAAGTAGTACCAACAAATTTGCACCATCTATATACCAAACCGCATTTAACTTTAAATAAAGTATTCCCGTATTTAAAGTATCAAATTTTGGCAATGCCTCATGAATTATTAAAAAATATTTATACGGTTACTGAAGGCTTAGAAAATCGTTTAAAAACTTACGTTAATGACGCTAATGATTTCCATGAATATGTTCAATTATTGAAAACAAAGCGCTATACGTATACGCACATTCAAAGAGTATTAATGAATATTTTATTAAATACACAGCAAACAAATGTTACAAACGATATTGTAGCTGTTAAAGTGTTGGCAATGAATGATCGCGGTAGACAATATTTAAAGTATTTAAAAAAACAATTTCCAAACAGACAATACTTCACCAATATTAATAAAAATAATGCGCATTATTTCAAAAATGAAATCAAAGCAACACAAATTTATAATGCAATTAGTGGGCAACAACAAACAGATTTCAATACGCCTGTAATCCAACAATATCAATAA
- the rsmD gene encoding 16S rRNA (guanine(966)-N(2))-methyltransferase RsmD, whose amino-acid sequence MRVIAGKHKSKSLESMEGRNTRPTMDKVKEGIFNSLYDVSGIGLDLFAGSGALGIEALSRGMDKVIFVDQNFKAVKIIKSNLENLDLVEQSEVYKNNADRALKALSKREIQFDIIFLDPPYEKGLIDKALKQISEFNLLKENGIIVCEFSNHEEIDYQPFNMIKRYHYGLTDTMLLEKGE is encoded by the coding sequence ATGCGTGTCATTGCTGGTAAACATAAAAGTAAATCTTTAGAAAGTATGGAAGGTCGTAACACAAGGCCTACTATGGACAAAGTAAAAGAGGGTATCTTTAATAGTTTATATGATGTGTCAGGTATAGGCTTGGATTTATTTGCAGGAAGCGGTGCACTGGGTATAGAAGCACTCTCTCGAGGTATGGATAAGGTCATCTTTGTTGATCAAAATTTTAAAGCGGTTAAAATTATCAAATCAAATCTTGAAAACTTAGATTTAGTAGAACAATCTGAAGTATATAAAAATAATGCAGACCGAGCGTTAAAAGCTTTGTCGAAACGAGAAATTCAATTTGATATTATCTTTTTAGATCCACCATATGAAAAAGGTTTAATTGATAAAGCGTTAAAACAAATTTCAGAGTTTAATTTATTGAAAGAAAATGGTATCATCGTTTGTGAATTTAGTAATCACGAAGAAATTGACTATCAACCGTTTAACATGATTAAACGTTACCATTATGGTTTGACAGATACAATGTTATTAGAAAAGGGAGAATAG
- a CDS encoding pyruvate carboxylase, with translation MKQIKKLLVANRGEIAIRIFRAAAELDISTVAIYSNEDKSSLHRYKADESYLVGSDLGPAESYLNIERIIDVAKQANVDAIHPGYGFLSENEQFARRCAEEGIKFIGPHLEHLDMFGDKVKARTTAIKADLPVIPGTDGPIKSYELAKAFAEEAGFPLMIKATSGGGGKGMRIVREESELEDAFHRAKSEAEKSFGNSEVYIERYIDNPKHIEVQVIGDEHGNIVHLFERDCSVQRRHQKVVEVAPSVGLSSDLRQRICDAAIQLMENIKYVNAGTVEFLVSGDEFFFIEVNPRVQVEHTITEMVTGIDIVKTQILVAAGANLFGKEINMPQQKDITTLGYAIQCRITTEDPLNDFMPDTGTIIAYRSSGGFGVRLDAGDGFQGAEISPYYDSLLVKLSTHAISFKQAEEKMVRSLREMRIRGVKTNIPFLINVMKNKKFTSGDYTTKFIEETPELFEIQPSLDRGTKTLEYIGNVTINGFPNVEKRPKPDYELASIPTVSTSKIASFNGTKQLLDEVGPKGVADWVKKQDDVLLTDTTFRDAHQSLLATRVRTKDMINIASKTAEVFKDGFSLEMWGGATFDVAYNFLKENPWERLERLRKAIPNVLFQMLLRASNAVGYKNYADNVIHKFVQESAKAGIDVFRIFDSLNWVDQMKVANEAVQEAGKISEGTICYTGDILNPERSNIYTLEYYVKLAKELEREGFHILAIKDMAGLLKPKAAFELIGELKAAVDLPIHLHTHDTSGNGLLTYKQAIDAGVDIIDTAVASMSGLTSQPSANSLYYALNGFPRHLRTDIEGMEALSHYWSTVRTYYSDFESDIKSPNTEIYQHEMPGGQYSNLSQQAKSLGLGERFDEVKDMYRRVNFLFGDIVKVTPSSKVVGDMALYMVQNDLDEQSVISEGHKLDFPESVVSFFKGEIGQPVNGFNKDLQAVILKGQESLTARPGEYLEPVDFEKVRELLEAEQQGPVTEQDIISYVLYPKVYEQYIQTRNQYGNLSLLDTPTFFFGMRNGETVEIEIDKGKRLIIKLETISEPDENGNRTIYYAMNGQARRIYIKDENVHTNANVKPKADKSNPSHIGAQMPGSVTEVKVNVGETVKANQPLLITEAMKMETTIQAPFDGVIKQVTVNNGDTIATGDLLIEIEKTTD, from the coding sequence TTGAAACAAATAAAAAAGTTACTTGTTGCTAACCGTGGAGAAATTGCAATTCGTATATTTAGAGCGGCAGCAGAATTAGACATCAGCACAGTTGCAATTTATTCAAATGAAGACAAAAGTTCATTACATAGATATAAAGCAGATGAATCCTATTTAGTTGGAAGTGACCTAGGTCCTGCTGAAAGTTATTTAAATATTGAGCGTATCATTGATGTAGCAAAACAAGCAAATGTGGATGCGATTCATCCTGGCTATGGATTTTTAAGTGAAAATGAACAATTTGCACGTCGATGTGCTGAAGAAGGTATTAAATTTATTGGTCCGCATTTAGAACATTTAGATATGTTTGGTGATAAAGTTAAAGCGCGTACCACAGCAATTAAAGCTGATTTACCAGTAATACCTGGTACTGATGGACCAATTAAATCATATGAGCTTGCAAAAGCATTTGCCGAAGAGGCTGGGTTCCCATTAATGATTAAAGCTACTAGTGGTGGTGGCGGTAAAGGTATGAGGATTGTTCGTGAAGAAAGTGAATTAGAAGATGCTTTCCATCGTGCAAAATCTGAAGCTGAAAAATCATTTGGTAATAGTGAAGTTTACATAGAAAGATATATTGATAATCCTAAGCATATTGAAGTACAGGTTATTGGGGATGAACATGGTAATATTGTACATCTTTTCGAACGTGATTGTTCTGTACAACGTCGTCACCAAAAGGTTGTTGAGGTTGCACCATCAGTTGGGTTGTCTTCTGATTTACGTCAACGTATTTGTGATGCGGCAATACAATTAATGGAAAATATTAAATATGTCAATGCGGGTACTGTTGAATTCTTAGTATCAGGTGATGAATTCTTCTTTATTGAGGTTAATCCACGTGTACAAGTAGAACATACGATTACCGAAATGGTTACTGGCATCGATATAGTTAAAACGCAAATATTAGTTGCAGCTGGTGCTAATTTGTTTGGAAAAGAAATTAATATGCCACAACAAAAAGATATTACGACATTAGGGTATGCAATTCAATGTCGTATTACAACTGAAGATCCATTAAATGATTTTATGCCTGATACAGGTACTATTATTGCTTATCGTTCAAGTGGTGGCTTTGGTGTTAGACTTGATGCAGGTGATGGGTTCCAAGGTGCAGAAATTTCACCATATTATGACTCATTACTTGTTAAGTTATCTACACATGCCATTTCTTTTAAACAAGCTGAAGAAAAAATGGTGCGATCATTACGTGAAATGAGAATTCGTGGTGTTAAGACAAATATTCCATTCTTAATTAATGTAATGAAAAATAAAAAGTTCACAAGTGGTGACTATACAACTAAATTTATTGAAGAAACACCAGAATTGTTTGAAATACAGCCTTCGTTAGATAGAGGTACTAAAACTTTAGAATATATTGGTAATGTAACAATCAATGGTTTCCCGAATGTTGAAAAGCGTCCTAAACCAGATTATGAGTTAGCATCAATCCCTACAGTTTCTACAAGTAAAATTGCTTCATTTAATGGTACAAAACAATTACTTGATGAAGTAGGGCCAAAAGGTGTTGCTGATTGGGTTAAAAAGCAAGATGACGTTTTATTAACTGATACAACATTCAGAGATGCACACCAATCTTTACTAGCAACACGAGTTAGAACTAAAGACATGATTAACATTGCTTCTAAAACTGCAGAAGTATTTAAAGATGGTTTCTCACTTGAAATGTGGGGTGGCGCAACATTCGATGTTGCATATAACTTCTTGAAAGAAAATCCATGGGAACGACTTGAACGACTACGTAAAGCTATTCCAAATGTTTTATTCCAGATGTTATTACGTGCCTCAAATGCAGTTGGCTATAAAAACTATGCAGATAATGTTATTCATAAATTTGTTCAAGAAAGTGCTAAAGCTGGTATCGACGTGTTCAGAATTTTCGACTCATTAAACTGGGTAGATCAAATGAAAGTTGCTAATGAAGCGGTACAAGAAGCTGGTAAAATTTCAGAAGGTACGATTTGTTATACTGGTGATATTTTAAATCCAGAACGTTCAAATATTTACACATTAGAATATTATGTGAAACTTGCAAAAGAATTAGAACGCGAAGGATTCCATATTTTAGCAATTAAAGATATGGCAGGTTTATTGAAACCGAAAGCAGCCTTTGAGTTGATAGGGGAATTAAAAGCTGCTGTCGATTTGCCAATACATCTTCATACACATGATACTAGTGGTAATGGTTTATTAACATACAAGCAAGCAATCGATGCAGGTGTTGATATTATAGATACAGCAGTTGCTTCAATGAGTGGCTTAACAAGTCAACCAAGTGCCAATTCTTTATATTATGCGCTAAATGGTTTCCCACGTCATTTAAGAACTGATATTGAAGGTATGGAAGCATTAAGCCATTATTGGTCTACGGTAAGAACATATTATTCAGATTTTGAAAGTGATATTAAATCACCAAACACTGAAATTTATCAACATGAAATGCCAGGTGGACAATATTCAAATTTAAGTCAACAAGCTAAAAGTTTAGGTCTTGGCGAAAGATTTGATGAAGTAAAAGACATGTATCGCCGTGTGAACTTCTTATTTGGTGATATTGTTAAAGTAACGCCATCATCTAAAGTAGTTGGTGATATGGCTCTTTACATGGTACAAAATGACCTTGATGAACAATCTGTCATTTCAGAAGGACACAAACTTGATTTCCCAGAATCTGTTGTATCATTCTTTAAAGGTGAAATTGGTCAACCAGTGAATGGTTTTAATAAAGATTTACAGGCTGTTATTTTAAAAGGTCAAGAATCTCTAACTGCACGCCCAGGAGAATATTTAGAACCAGTTGATTTTGAAAAAGTTCGTGAGTTACTTGAAGCAGAGCAACAAGGTCCTGTTACAGAACAAGACATTATTAGCTATGTATTATATCCAAAGGTATATGAACAATATATCCAAACTAGAAATCAATATGGTAATTTATCATTACTTGATACACCAACATTCTTCTTTGGAATGCGAAATGGAGAAACTGTGGAAATCGAAATAGATAAAGGTAAACGATTAATTATTAAACTTGAAACAATTAGTGAGCCAGATGAAAATGGTAATAGAACAATTTATTATGCTATGAATGGACAAGCAAGACGTATTTACATTAAAGATGAAAATGTTCATACGAATGCGAATGTTAAACCGAAAGCAGATAAGAGTAATCCAAGTCATATCGGTGCACAAATGCCAGGTTCAGTAACTGAAGTTAAAGTAAATGTAGGTGAGACTGTTAAGGCAAACCAACCATTGCTTATTACTGAAGCTATGAAAATGGAAACTACGATTCAAGCACCATTTGACGGTGTGATTAAACAAGTTACAGTAAATAATGGTGATACTATTGCAACTGGAGATTTACTAATAGAAATCGAAAAAACAACAGACTAA
- the coaD gene encoding pantetheine-phosphate adenylyltransferase: MEHTIAVIPGSFDPITYGHLDIIERSTDRFDEIHVCVLKNSKKEGTFSLEERMDLIEQSVKHLPNVKVHQFSGLLVDYCEQVGAKTIIRGLRAVSDFEYELRLTSMNKKLNNEIETLYMMSSTNYSFISSSIVKEVAAYRADISEFVPPYVEKALKKKFK, from the coding sequence ATGGAACATACAATAGCGGTTATTCCAGGGAGTTTTGACCCCATTACATATGGTCATTTAGATATTATTGAAAGAAGTACAGACCGATTTGATGAAATTCACGTTTGTGTTCTTAAGAATAGTAAAAAAGAAGGTACGTTTAGTTTAGAAGAACGTATGGATTTAATTGAACAATCTGTAAAGCATTTACCGAACGTTAAGGTTCATCAATTTAGTGGTTTATTAGTCGATTATTGTGAACAAGTTGGGGCTAAAACAATCATACGTGGTTTAAGAGCAGTCAGCGATTTTGAATATGAACTACGTCTAACTTCAATGAATAAGAAGTTGAACAATGAAATTGAAACATTGTATATGATGTCGAGTACCAATTATTCATTTATAAGTTCGAGCATTGTTAAAGAAGTTGCGGCGTATCGCGCAGATATTTCTGAATTTGTACCACCATATGTTGAAAAGGCATTGAAGAAGAAATTCAAGTAA
- a CDS encoding CAP domain-containing protein: MKKLVIRVIGVLFLVGFLIYLFYSPRLKFDVLENPNKGNKVNRTDQIKKSNNNAENPKPKDGVGTWVGKDIKILTSKFGQADRVYPFHDGYKNYVFKNKDSYYIVSVKKDKIVSVYATGGKVDVSPLKIGQHSAEIFNHTSINPEPSFTVNGKKYEFELSDEDLKTQTLIKYGDIYAQVYSDQQSKKVLSVRFLTKEMLADIEPYQLNSNSTGGEHNKRPYEQNPNQLISLYEVTNEMRKLKGLKPLKINNDLAHIASNNLYEATSNGTDSVEFTEDALKGQLDKNHVTYKTTAQNVGYAFNDVPTLIHSWMNSDIHRSRLLNSKYDEMGGDVMRDYYSLIFLEK, encoded by the coding sequence ATGAAAAAGTTAGTGATAAGAGTAATTGGTGTATTATTTTTAGTTGGATTTCTGATTTACCTATTTTATTCTCCTAGATTAAAATTTGATGTACTAGAGAATCCGAATAAAGGTAATAAAGTAAATAGAACAGATCAAATTAAGAAGTCAAATAACAATGCTGAAAATCCTAAACCTAAAGATGGCGTTGGTACATGGGTAGGTAAAGATATTAAAATACTTACGTCGAAGTTTGGACAAGCAGATAGAGTCTATCCGTTTCACGATGGCTATAAAAATTATGTTTTCAAAAATAAAGACAGTTACTATATTGTTTCAGTAAAAAAAGACAAAATAGTCTCAGTTTACGCGACAGGTGGTAAAGTAGATGTTAGTCCTTTGAAAATCGGTCAGCATTCAGCAGAGATATTTAATCATACGAGTATTAATCCTGAACCATCATTTACAGTGAATGGAAAAAAGTATGAATTTGAATTGTCAGATGAAGATTTAAAAACACAAACATTAATTAAATATGGCGATATTTATGCTCAAGTATATTCTGATCAGCAATCTAAAAAAGTGTTGAGTGTAAGATTTTTAACAAAAGAAATGTTAGCAGATATTGAACCTTACCAATTAAATTCAAATTCAACTGGTGGAGAGCATAACAAACGTCCATATGAACAAAATCCAAATCAGTTAATATCACTATACGAAGTAACAAATGAAATGAGAAAGTTAAAAGGATTAAAACCTTTAAAGATTAATAATGATTTAGCACATATTGCCTCGAATAATTTATATGAAGCTACTTCTAATGGCACAGATAGTGTTGAATTTACTGAAGACGCATTAAAAGGGCAATTAGATAAAAATCATGTTACTTATAAAACGACAGCACAAAATGTTGGTTATGCATTTAATGATGTACCAACGTTGATTCATAGCTGGATGAATTCAGACATACATCGATCTCGTCTTTTAAATTCAAAATATGATGAGATGGGTGGAGATGTAATGAGAGATTATTATTCACTAATTTTCTTAGAAAAATAA
- a CDS encoding glycerophosphodiester phosphodiesterase, translated as MKKVNKKVFNLILLGAGFMSSLLMINKNKVITKTQTIPPFFKGPAPYIFAHRGGMSLRPEQTQLAFDHAKDLGVDGFETDVRLTKDHQLIVFHDATVDRTTNGSGKVSAHTLTELKKLDAGYHFKDINGNTPFRGYEHTEILTFDELLKLYPDMYINVDLKDAPDSYEGSIAPQIMYDIIAANNAFDRVLVTSFFKEQIISFNNIAKGAVAIGASQQEVTEAFLKFYFLGGRGYTPLAQTFQMPTSFKGISLTSTNFIKWLNDMNVIPGYYGVNSIDLMQDLYQKGAHTIVTDRPDLAQQFKQTLMNS; from the coding sequence ATGAAAAAAGTTAATAAAAAAGTTTTTAATCTAATACTATTAGGTGCTGGTTTTATGAGTAGTCTTTTAATGATAAATAAAAATAAAGTTATCACTAAAACACAAACCATCCCCCCATTTTTTAAAGGGCCTGCCCCATATATATTTGCTCACCGTGGAGGTATGTCTTTAAGACCCGAACAAACGCAACTTGCATTCGATCACGCCAAAGATTTAGGTGTAGATGGATTTGAAACTGATGTAAGGCTTACGAAAGATCACCAACTTATTGTATTTCATGATGCTACAGTTGATAGAACAACTAATGGTTCCGGTAAAGTAAGTGCACATACATTAACTGAGTTAAAAAAATTAGACGCTGGATACCATTTTAAAGATATTAATGGTAATACACCTTTTCGTGGTTATGAACATACAGAAATATTAACCTTCGATGAATTATTAAAATTATATCCTGATATGTATATTAATGTAGACTTAAAAGATGCACCTGACTCTTATGAAGGCTCCATTGCTCCTCAAATAATGTACGATATAATTGCTGCAAATAATGCCTTTGATCGTGTTTTAGTAACTAGCTTTTTTAAAGAACAAATTATCAGTTTTAATAACATAGCTAAAGGCGCTGTTGCAATCGGTGCAAGCCAACAAGAAGTAACAGAAGCATTTTTAAAATTCTATTTTTTAGGTGGAAGAGGTTATACACCTTTAGCTCAAACATTCCAAATGCCAACATCTTTTAAAGGAATAAGTTTGACTTCTACTAATTTTATTAAATGGTTAAATGATATGAATGTGATTCCTGGTTACTATGGTGTGAATAGTATTGACTTAATGCAAGATTTATATCAAAAAGGTGCACATACAATCGTGACAGACCGTCCAGACTTAGCTCAACAATTCAAACAAACTTTAATGAACAGCTAA
- a CDS encoding DUF420 domain-containing protein → MGVPILPTISTTCIVISAILIAIGWRLIWKREINKHKNVMLAAAFFALTFFLIYASRTIFIGNTAFGGPASIKKYYTIFLIFHINLATIGGILGLVQIITAFKDKFNIHRKFGPFASVVWFFTAITGVAVYLLLYVLYPGGETTSLIKATFGH, encoded by the coding sequence ATGGGCGTTCCAATTTTACCAACGATTAGTACGACATGTATTGTAATTAGTGCGATTTTAATTGCTATTGGTTGGAGACTTATTTGGAAAAGGGAAATCAATAAACACAAAAATGTCATGTTAGCTGCAGCATTTTTTGCTTTAACTTTTTTCTTAATCTATGCAAGCAGAACGATATTTATTGGTAATACAGCATTTGGCGGACCGGCATCAATCAAGAAATATTATACAATTTTCTTGATTTTCCACATTAATTTAGCAACTATTGGTGGTATTTTAGGTCTAGTACAAATAATTACTGCTTTCAAAGATAAATTTAATATACACCGTAAATTTGGACCGTTTGCTTCGGTTGTATGGTTCTTTACAGCAATTACAGGTGTAGCAGTTTATTTATTATTATATGTTTTATATCCAGGTGGAGAAACGACATCATTGATTAAGGCAACGTTTGGCCATTAA
- the cyoE gene encoding heme o synthase: MSKEHTLSQNISRVNFKELQQIIKMGLVQGNLIPAFAGAWLAVVMTNHSFLSSIPQILLMLLGSTLIMGGACALNNYYDQDIDRIMPSKQNRPTVNNRISDKNLLLLSFGMMLVGEICLFLLNIPSGVLGLMGIVGYVSYYSIWSKRHTTWNTVVGSFPGAVPPLIGWVAIEGQISLTAIALFLVVFCWQPIHFYALAIKRKDEYALANIPMLPSVKGFKRTRVSMFIWLIILLPVPLLLLNLGVVFVVLATLLNLGWIALGLTTFKKNSDQTKWATQMFIYSLNYLVIFFVLAVIVSLLTLI; encoded by the coding sequence ATGAGCAAAGAGCATACTTTGTCGCAAAATATTAGCAGAGTAAACTTCAAAGAATTGCAACAGATTATTAAAATGGGACTTGTTCAAGGTAACTTAATTCCAGCTTTTGCGGGCGCATGGCTAGCAGTTGTAATGACAAATCATTCCTTCTTATCATCAATACCTCAGATTTTATTAATGCTTTTAGGTTCTACTTTAATTATGGGTGGCGCATGTGCGTTAAATAATTATTACGACCAAGATATTGATCGTATAATGCCAAGTAAACAAAATAGACCAACAGTTAATAATAGAATTTCAGATAAAAATTTATTACTATTAAGTTTTGGCATGATGTTAGTTGGAGAAATTTGTTTGTTTTTATTAAATATTCCATCAGGCGTACTTGGTCTAATGGGTATTGTTGGTTATGTGTCTTATTATTCAATTTGGTCGAAAAGACATACAACTTGGAATACTGTTGTTGGGAGTTTTCCAGGCGCTGTTCCACCATTAATTGGATGGGTTGCAATTGAAGGGCAAATTAGTTTAACAGCAATTGCGTTGTTTTTAGTTGTATTTTGTTGGCAACCAATTCATTTTTATGCCTTAGCAATTAAACGTAAAGATGAATATGCACTTGCAAATATTCCAATGTTACCATCAGTTAAAGGCTTTAAACGTACGCGTGTCAGTATGTTTATCTGGCTAATTATTTTATTACCAGTACCTTTATTACTACTAAATTTAGGTGTCGTATTTGTAGTATTAGCTACATTGTTAAATTTAGGATGGATTGCATTAGGTTTAACAACATTTAAGAAAAATTCAGATCAAACAAAATGGGCAACACAAATGTTTATTTATTCACTAAACTATTTAGTGATCTTTTTCGTGTTAGCTGTGATTGTGTCATTACTTACATTGATCTAG
- a CDS encoding YlbF family regulator produces MINEASLAILDDIDGLADMIVESDIYASFEQAKYALEQNDEAHLLYQSFLKSKVKYDDVMRFGKYHPDYKQIMLETRQRKRAYEMLEVVMQYKAKEMELQHLIDEVVTKIAYAVSDHVKIETGNPFFQTTHGGCASGGSCNCSL; encoded by the coding sequence ATGATAAATGAAGCTTCATTGGCAATACTAGATGATATTGACGGACTTGCCGATATGATTGTTGAATCTGATATATATGCATCTTTTGAGCAAGCGAAATACGCACTTGAACAAAATGATGAAGCACATCTACTATATCAATCATTTTTGAAATCAAAAGTGAAATATGATGATGTGATGCGTTTTGGGAAGTATCATCCAGATTATAAACAGATTATGTTAGAAACAAGACAACGTAAAAGAGCATATGAAATGTTGGAAGTGGTTATGCAATATAAAGCTAAAGAGATGGAACTTCAACATTTAATTGATGAAGTTGTTACTAAAATTGCATACGCGGTGTCGGATCATGTAAAAATAGAAACAGGCAACCCATTTTTTCAAACAACACATGGCGGTTGTGCATCAGGTGGATCCTGCAATTGCTCATTATAA
- a CDS encoding heme A synthase: MFRKKNLKWLGVVATLIMTFVQLGGALVTKTGSADGCGSSWPLCHGALIPEFFPIDTIIELSHRAVSALSLFIVLWLVITAWKHIGYIKEIKPLSIISVGFLLLQALIGAAAVIWQQNDYVLALHFGISLISFSSVFLMTLIIFSVDQKYEADELYIKKPLRRLTWLMAIIIYCGVYTGALVRHAGASLAYGGWPLPFNDLVPHSEQDWVQLAHRIMAFVVFTIIMITYIHAVKNYPNNRTIRYGYTAAFILVILQVVTGALSIMTNVNLIIALFHALFITYLFGMTTYFIMLMLRSVRSQKS, from the coding sequence TTGTTTCGCAAAAAGAATTTAAAATGGTTAGGTGTCGTAGCAACGCTTATAATGACATTTGTACAGCTTGGTGGTGCCTTAGTAACTAAAACAGGCTCTGCTGATGGATGTGGCTCTTCTTGGCCATTATGTCATGGTGCGTTGATTCCAGAATTCTTTCCAATTGATACGATCATTGAACTGAGCCATAGAGCAGTTTCAGCTTTATCTTTATTTATCGTCTTATGGTTAGTTATAACAGCATGGAAACATATAGGCTATATTAAAGAGATAAAACCATTATCAATCATTAGTGTAGGATTCTTATTACTTCAAGCATTAATTGGTGCCGCTGCTGTAATTTGGCAACAAAACGATTATGTTTTAGCATTACATTTTGGTATTTCACTAATCAGTTTCTCTTCAGTATTCTTAATGACATTAATCATTTTTTCAGTAGACCAAAAATACGAAGCTGATGAGTTATATATCAAAAAACCACTTAGACGCTTAACATGGTTAATGGCAATTATTATTTATTGTGGTGTCTACACAGGTGCTTTAGTCCGACATGCAGGCGCTAGTTTAGCTTATGGCGGTTGGCCATTACCATTTAATGACTTAGTTCCCCATTCAGAACAAGATTGGGTGCAGCTTGCACATCGAATTATGGCATTTGTTGTATTTACAATTATTATGATTACGTATATTCATGCTGTTAAAAATTATCCAAACAACCGTACAATTCGTTATGGTTATACTGCAGCATTTATTCTTGTCATACTTCAAGTTGTTACAGGTGCTTTATCAATTATGACAAATGTTAACCTGATCATCGCGTTGTTCCACGCATTATTTATCACATATTTATTCGGAATGACAACATACTTTATTATGTTAATGTTACGTTCAGTAAGAAGCCAAAAATCATAA